Genomic window (Sphingomonas japonica):
CGCGAACCAATATCCCTCGCGAACCCGCAACGCATCGCGATACGGCTTCAACCTGCTCCTGCGCATCACATGTCCTCCGTTTTGACCACCGGCCGCCCCCGCTTGGCGCGCACCGGTTCGCTCAGCTTCACACCACGCCGCCCCAGCGCCTCGCGCAGCAGGCACTCGACCTGCGCGTTGACGCTGCGCAGATCACCCGCCGC
Coding sequences:
- a CDS encoding toxin-antitoxin system HicB family antitoxin, with translation MPDAPPKKAFPLRLDPALHAAIERSAAGDLRSVNAQVECLLREALGRRGVKLSEPVRAKRGRPVVKTEDM